A genomic stretch from Telmatocola sphagniphila includes:
- a CDS encoding DNA polymerase Y family protein: MARPLIAHLDADCFYVSAERVRFPWLRGKPVGVLGNQGACVIAKSYEMKAAGVKTGTTVWEAQALCPEGIYVKRDFRWYEVLSRDMLEIVRRYSSCSEFYSIDEFFFTVDDPSPQLLAQKIQQEISNQIGVPVTIGVARSRTLAKLISDTAKPFGAKALFTPEEERELLARLSVSEITGIASRRAKTLMDRGIRTCLDFINADRKLILQLITKVGEGLWYELRGEPVIRINTERTPHKFLSRGGSMAGKVYDPRVLHAWLVRNVERLIEELNWYQVHAGKLTLFLSYADDRPSLGGEGPLDGPTDRFDELLESAKVALARAYRPGWVATHMHVIAGDLRRAGCRQASLFPPPEEPAKAVAEIKKKINERIGRFAVRSAATLPLREIYSDTTHSFDICDIKGKTCF, encoded by the coding sequence ATGGCCAGACCGTTGATTGCCCATCTCGATGCAGACTGCTTTTACGTCTCGGCCGAGCGGGTGCGCTTCCCCTGGCTGCGCGGCAAACCGGTCGGAGTGCTGGGCAATCAGGGAGCGTGCGTCATTGCCAAGAGCTACGAAATGAAAGCGGCCGGTGTTAAAACCGGAACGACCGTCTGGGAAGCGCAAGCCCTTTGCCCTGAAGGTATTTACGTCAAGCGCGATTTTCGCTGGTACGAAGTACTTTCGCGAGACATGCTGGAAATCGTCCGGCGATATTCCTCCTGTTCGGAATTCTACAGTATCGATGAATTTTTCTTCACCGTGGACGATCCTTCCCCTCAGCTACTTGCCCAGAAGATTCAGCAGGAGATTTCTAATCAGATCGGCGTGCCAGTGACCATCGGCGTCGCCCGCTCGCGTACCCTGGCCAAACTGATCAGCGACACGGCCAAACCCTTCGGAGCCAAGGCCCTTTTCACGCCCGAGGAAGAACGGGAACTGCTCGCCCGACTTTCCGTTTCCGAAATCACCGGCATCGCTTCGCGCCGGGCAAAAACCCTGATGGATCGAGGCATTCGGACCTGCCTCGATTTCATCAATGCCGACCGCAAACTGATTCTGCAACTGATCACTAAAGTCGGCGAAGGACTTTGGTACGAACTGCGCGGCGAGCCGGTCATTCGCATCAATACCGAGCGGACGCCCCACAAATTCCTCTCCCGCGGCGGAAGCATGGCCGGGAAGGTTTACGATCCGCGCGTGCTGCACGCCTGGCTGGTCCGCAATGTGGAACGCCTGATCGAGGAATTGAACTGGTATCAGGTGCACGCCGGGAAACTGACGCTGTTTCTCAGCTATGCCGACGATCGGCCGTCGCTGGGGGGTGAAGGGCCGTTGGATGGCCCGACCGATCGTTTCGATGAACTGCTGGAATCGGCCAAGGTGGCCCTGGCGCGAGCTTATCGCCCGGGCTGGGTGGCCACGCATATGCACGTTATTGCCGGTGACCTGCGCCGGGCCGGTTGCCGTCAGGCCAGTCTGTTTCCACCGCCCGAAGAACCGGCCAAGGCGGTGGCCGAGATCAAAAAGAAAATCAACGAACGCATCGGCCGCTTTGCAGTGCGCAGTGCGGCCACATTGCCGCTTCGGGAAATCTATTCCGATACCACCCACTCCTTCGACATCTGCGACATTAAAGGAAAGACCTGTTTCTGA
- a CDS encoding cbb3-type cytochrome c oxidase subunit I, whose amino-acid sequence MSTLNLNLSPDLKAYFAEERRAIDESCRLPVLVFFGSALVWLIVGTLLGLTASLKMHTPDFLADHSWLTFGRIRPAHLNMVTMGWASSAGLGCSIWLMCRLSRIPLIYPRILLIAALSLNLGMIIALVGVLSGFSQGVEWLEPPQIVAPFMTTALALVSAWLIATLRKRREKHIYVTQWYIFGAMFWMPWMYTVAQLVIFGIPGVMDPARGVVQATCNWWFAHNFLGLWLTPIGVGAAYYIIPKIVGRPVYSYHLSIIGFWATALFYSWVGMHHLIGGPLPAWMVTASIAGSILMIIPVMAVALNHHMTMWGHFQQLVYSPALRFVVFGAITYTAVSIQGSFEALRDMNVITHFTHYTIAHAHLGVYGFYSMVMFGTMYYIVPRLTGVEWASAKLIRLHFWSTSFGITIYYTSLTLGGWYQGQALIAVNELNQPTPFIEIVRYTQPYLIGRSIGGSLMAIGHFVFAYLFVVNVCRLGPVNGGPTYFVPHAQPLAVSDQQSAVSY is encoded by the coding sequence ATGAGCACTCTGAATCTGAATCTCTCTCCGGATCTCAAAGCATACTTTGCCGAAGAGCGCCGAGCGATCGACGAATCCTGTCGGTTACCAGTGCTGGTTTTTTTCGGCAGCGCGTTGGTCTGGTTGATTGTCGGCACACTACTCGGGTTAACCGCTTCGCTGAAGATGCACACGCCCGATTTTCTCGCCGACCATAGCTGGCTGACCTTCGGACGAATTCGACCGGCGCATTTGAACATGGTCACCATGGGCTGGGCGTCCAGCGCGGGCCTCGGTTGTTCCATCTGGTTGATGTGCCGTCTGTCGCGAATTCCTTTGATCTATCCCCGCATTCTTTTGATTGCCGCACTATCCCTCAATCTCGGGATGATTATCGCGCTCGTGGGAGTTCTCTCGGGATTCAGTCAGGGGGTGGAATGGCTGGAGCCGCCCCAGATTGTAGCGCCCTTCATGACTACCGCTCTCGCCCTCGTCTCGGCCTGGCTTATCGCCACACTCAGGAAACGGCGGGAAAAACACATCTACGTCACCCAATGGTACATCTTCGGCGCAATGTTCTGGATGCCCTGGATGTACACGGTCGCCCAACTGGTAATTTTTGGTATTCCGGGAGTGATGGATCCTGCTCGCGGCGTCGTTCAAGCCACCTGCAACTGGTGGTTTGCCCACAATTTTCTCGGCCTCTGGCTGACTCCGATCGGGGTCGGCGCGGCCTACTATATCATCCCAAAAATTGTCGGCCGGCCGGTGTATAGCTATCACCTGAGCATCATCGGATTCTGGGCTACCGCACTTTTCTACAGCTGGGTGGGCATGCATCATCTCATCGGTGGGCCGCTGCCGGCCTGGATGGTGACCGCCTCCATCGCCGGTTCCATACTGATGATCATCCCGGTGATGGCCGTGGCTCTCAATCATCACATGACCATGTGGGGTCATTTCCAGCAGCTGGTCTACAGCCCGGCCCTTCGCTTCGTCGTATTCGGAGCCATCACTTATACGGCCGTCAGTATTCAAGGTTCGTTCGAAGCGTTACGCGATATGAACGTTATTACGCACTTCACCCACTACACCATTGCGCACGCGCATCTCGGGGTCTATGGCTTTTATTCCATGGTGATGTTCGGCACCATGTATTACATCGTGCCGCGCTTGACCGGCGTGGAATGGGCATCGGCCAAATTAATTCGCCTGCATTTCTGGAGCACATCTTTCGGCATAACCATCTATTACACCAGTCTGACTTTAGGGGGCTGGTACCAGGGACAAGCCCTGATTGCTGTAAACGAATTGAATCAACCGACTCCCTTCATTGAAATCGTACGCTACACGCAACCGTATCTGATCGGCCGCAGCATCGGCGGCTCCCTGATGGCTATCGGCCATTTCGTATTTGCCTATCTGTTCGTAGTTAATGTCTGTCGCTTGGGGCCGGTCAATGGGGGGCCGACTTATTTTGTGCCGCATGCTCAACCTTTAGCGGTCAGCGATCAGCAGTCAGCGGTCAGCTATTAG
- a CDS encoding AAA family ATPase codes for MGLTNNMQHYAADQKKTIEQAGRIAGIKDPVAFDPSYFFSDLMEHSTRGPVLPLEGLLVRDWNPYFRRTHAGVTFGVRGYRIEGIPFARIQALLDEGKASQRCVKLFIVGKEDYLRLYRVAYRLFRQPDKKNPPPVMEAEIQKTIWQNTIGYLDPKNLNRIKEFGGRPKRGLLLYGPPGNGKTSVCRWLMQECLERSWEWKQVTAEAYQTARCSQNPIDSIGELFTVEDCGIVFFDDMDMALRNRDNAPAADDQSIFLNALDGMTQKEGVVYIFATNCPLDRIDPAFRRPGRIDIVLMFQKPNESLRRRLLDRWHAEIRGNLDISTFLKDTAEMSFAEIEELKNLLVLHYIDSNEWNWGWAIRQFRSNREEFNAKPRGPLGYFAALNGHN; via the coding sequence CAGCATTACGCTGCGGATCAGAAAAAGACGATCGAACAGGCCGGGCGGATTGCGGGCATCAAGGATCCCGTGGCCTTCGATCCCAGCTATTTCTTCAGCGATTTGATGGAACATTCGACGCGCGGGCCGGTTCTTCCCCTGGAAGGATTGCTCGTGCGGGATTGGAATCCCTATTTTCGCCGCACGCACGCCGGCGTAACTTTCGGGGTGCGCGGCTATCGCATTGAAGGAATTCCGTTTGCGAGAATTCAGGCTCTACTGGATGAAGGTAAGGCCTCGCAACGTTGCGTCAAATTATTCATCGTCGGAAAGGAAGACTACCTTCGCTTATATCGGGTGGCCTACCGGCTTTTCCGACAGCCGGACAAAAAGAATCCACCGCCAGTCATGGAAGCGGAAATTCAGAAAACCATCTGGCAGAATACCATCGGCTACCTGGATCCGAAAAATCTCAATCGCATCAAGGAATTCGGCGGACGACCAAAACGAGGTTTGCTCCTATACGGCCCACCCGGCAACGGCAAAACATCCGTCTGCCGGTGGTTAATGCAGGAATGCCTGGAGCGCAGCTGGGAATGGAAGCAGGTTACAGCCGAAGCTTATCAAACAGCACGGTGTTCGCAGAATCCCATCGATTCGATTGGCGAATTGTTCACTGTGGAAGATTGCGGAATCGTCTTTTTCGACGACATGGATATGGCTTTACGCAATCGGGATAACGCCCCGGCCGCCGACGATCAATCCATCTTTCTCAACGCGCTCGATGGAATGACTCAGAAGGAAGGCGTCGTTTATATTTTCGCGACAAACTGCCCCTTGGATCGGATCGATCCGGCCTTCCGGCGCCCCGGACGCATCGATATCGTTCTGATGTTTCAGAAACCCAACGAATCGCTGCGACGCCGGCTACTCGACCGCTGGCATGCGGAGATTCGCGGAAATCTGGATATATCGACTTTTTTGAAAGACACCGCCGAGATGAGCTTCGCGGAAATCGAAGAGTTGAAGAATCTCCTGGTGCTGCATTATATCGATAGCAATGAGTGGAACTGGGGCTGGGCGATTCGCCAATTCCGATCCAACCGAGAAGAATTCAACGCCAAGCCGCGAGGACCGTTGGGATACTTCGCGGCACTCAACGGGCATAATTAA
- a CDS encoding SOS response-associated peptidase, whose amino-acid sequence MCGRFTQYNHRRLLARLHQLGLDEDDIDSPYYNLSPSQLILAVRRVIDHNEIARLRWGLIPSWAKDTSIGYKTINARCETIHEKPAFRSAFKHRRCLIPADGFYEWKQVKPKTPYFVYRADKEPMVFAGLWESWTSPEGEIIESCSIVTTEASEIIKPLHERMPVMVEPENFERWLDPAITTREKLEDLFLTPPSQLLALHPVSALVNSPRNQGPALIEAVEEPTQQGSLFPD is encoded by the coding sequence ATGTGCGGACGATTTACCCAATACAACCATCGACGTCTTCTGGCCCGGCTCCATCAACTGGGGCTCGACGAAGACGATATCGACAGTCCCTATTACAACCTCTCTCCCTCGCAGCTCATCCTGGCCGTGCGTCGGGTTATCGATCACAACGAAATTGCCCGGCTGCGCTGGGGCCTGATTCCCAGCTGGGCCAAAGATACTAGCATCGGCTACAAGACGATCAATGCCCGTTGCGAAACTATTCACGAAAAACCGGCCTTTCGCTCCGCCTTCAAACATCGCCGTTGTCTCATCCCGGCCGATGGCTTCTACGAATGGAAGCAGGTGAAGCCCAAGACGCCCTACTTTGTTTACCGGGCCGATAAAGAACCGATGGTCTTTGCCGGCCTCTGGGAAAGCTGGACCAGTCCCGAAGGGGAGATCATCGAATCCTGCTCGATTGTAACCACCGAAGCGAGCGAGATTATCAAGCCGCTGCACGAGCGCATGCCGGTGATGGTCGAACCGGAGAATTTCGAACGCTGGCTCGACCCGGCCATTACTACCCGGGAAAAATTAGAAGATCTTTTCCTCACGCCGCCCTCTCAATTGCTGGCGCTGCATCCGGTCAGTGCCTTGGTCAATAGCCCGCGCAATCAAGGGCCGGCGCTGATCGAGGCCGTGGAGGAACCGACCCAACAGGGTTCTTTATTTCCTGATTAA
- a CDS encoding TlpA family protein disulfide reductase, protein MRRLSTGLVALLLVGIAFAQDKPKEEAKKSETPTRTEEYKSIVKESQTAQQEFLKTYRESKDKDAKNKALEGYRAAPKKYVPAMMNLVKAKPDDDVGFDGALFILSSVRDSKEGKEAIEILRKHHLTNPKMANAVMMISFALGKESTAFLKEVYAKSPDKKVKALSLRTMASQLTDDCVNYLTSEKDVKEKSVASLKLWEQLEREFADVEWYPGRKMGEDAQDNIYMIKNLLPGGKPLEISAEDTEGKALKLSDFKGKVIMLDFWGTWCGPCMQMVPHNVKTVKKYEGKPFVLVGVNSDRDKEKLAKRIEEEKINYRSFWNGEKGPAGDISKDWKVQGWPTIILIDHKGVIRHRFLGSPDTDAEWKALDEALETLVKEAEAK, encoded by the coding sequence ATGCGTCGTTTATCAACGGGACTGGTAGCGTTGCTGCTGGTCGGTATCGCTTTCGCTCAGGACAAACCCAAAGAGGAAGCCAAAAAAAGCGAAACTCCCACACGAACCGAAGAATACAAATCGATCGTCAAAGAGTCTCAAACGGCTCAGCAGGAATTCCTGAAAACCTACCGGGAATCGAAAGACAAAGATGCCAAGAATAAAGCGCTCGAAGGGTACCGGGCCGCTCCCAAGAAATACGTCCCGGCCATGATGAATCTGGTCAAGGCCAAGCCCGATGACGATGTCGGTTTCGACGGTGCGCTCTTCATCCTCTCTTCCGTTCGCGATTCGAAAGAGGGGAAGGAAGCCATCGAGATTCTCCGCAAGCATCACCTCACCAATCCGAAAATGGCCAACGCGGTCATGATGATCTCCTTCGCACTCGGCAAAGAATCGACTGCCTTCCTCAAGGAAGTTTATGCCAAGAGTCCCGACAAGAAAGTTAAAGCCTTGTCCTTGCGGACCATGGCCAGTCAGCTTACCGATGACTGCGTGAACTACCTGACTTCTGAAAAAGACGTCAAGGAAAAGTCGGTCGCCTCGTTGAAGCTCTGGGAACAGCTCGAGCGCGAATTCGCGGATGTCGAATGGTACCCCGGCCGAAAGATGGGCGAAGATGCTCAAGACAATATTTACATGATCAAGAATCTCTTACCGGGTGGCAAACCGCTGGAAATCTCCGCCGAAGATACCGAAGGCAAAGCCTTGAAGCTCAGCGACTTCAAAGGCAAAGTGATCATGCTCGACTTCTGGGGTACCTGGTGCGGCCCCTGCATGCAGATGGTTCCACACAACGTCAAGACCGTCAAAAAATACGAAGGCAAGCCGTTCGTGCTCGTCGGCGTCAACAGCGATCGCGACAAGGAAAAATTAGCCAAGCGCATCGAAGAAGAGAAGATCAACTACCGCTCTTTCTGGAACGGCGAAAAAGGCCCGGCCGGCGACATCAGTAAGGACTGGAAAGTCCAGGGCTGGCCGACCATCATTCTGATCGATCACAAGGGCGTCATTCGCCATCGCTTCCTCGGTTCGCCCGATACCGATGCCGAATGGAAAGCCCTCGATGAAGCTCTGGAAACGCTCGTCAAAGAAGCTGAAGCGAAGTAA